The following proteins come from a genomic window of Rutidosis leptorrhynchoides isolate AG116_Rl617_1_P2 chromosome 10, CSIRO_AGI_Rlap_v1, whole genome shotgun sequence:
- the LOC139870567 gene encoding uncharacterized protein yields the protein MTIYVDCIINMKNFTAFLECLEALTVCIGLGENVQMPRKGISHEAITVTRQSCWKPLHRSNNDLNVLNASPLFDSLLTDTAPQVSYEVGDVDFDRGYYLADEIYPSWASFVKEFSSVVDARRKYFTKKQSTARKDVEKTFGILQDRWGILRQPARAYSVNAIKRIMYGCIILHNMIVEDNDFNIAKNKSYYMPVNNLQGSTWYERCDVYAEKSKELRDKDEHEYLRHTLVSHLWHNRDNEIDNEL from the exons ATGACGATATACGTCGATTGTATCATAAACATGAAGAACTTCACGGCTTTCCTGGAATGCTTGGAAGCATTGACTGTATGCATTGGGCTTGGGGAAAATGTCCAAATGCCTAGAAAGGGCATTTCACACGAGGCGATCACGGTTACCCGACAATCATGTTGGAAGCCGTTGCATC GTTCGAACAATGACTTGAATGTCCTTAATGCATCTCCATTGTTTGATAGTTTACTAACTGACACGGCTCCTCAAGTTTCATACGAAGTTGGAGACGTTGATTTTGATCGAGGCTACTATCTTGCTGATGAGATTTACCCTTCGTGGGCTTCTTTCGTTAAGGAATTTTCAAGCGTTGTTGATGCAAGAAGGAAATACTTTACAAAGAAACAATCTACAGCTCGTAAAGACGTTGAGAAGACATTTGGAATTTTGCAAGATCGTTGGGGTATTTTAAGACAACCTGCTAGGGCATATAGCGTAAACGCAATCAAAAGAATCATGTATGGTTGCATCATATTGCACAACATGATAGTTGAAGACAATGATTTTAACATCGCTAAAAATAAATCTTACTACATGCCTGTCAACAACCTACAAGGATCAACTTGGTACGAAAGATGTGATGTATATGCCGAGAAGTCAAAAGAGTTGCGTGACAAAGACGAGCATGAGTATCTTCGACATACTCTCGTTTCACATCTATGGCATAATCGCGATAACGAAATAGATAACGAATTGTAA